The nucleotide window GATAAATAATAATACAGAAGCTACAAAAAGAACCAGCAAACTTAATTTTGATTTTGCACTTGGGATGAACATTCTTCTCCTTTTTTTGCCACTGATTTTCACTGACTCAACACAAATAAAGACAATTCTTTCATATTAAAAAAGTCAGTATCGTTCTGTGCAAGTCCGTGGCATTTTTATCCAATTATCTGTCCTTTGAAGATCAGGATCAAAATGAATCTGACAACAACCGCAGCAACGGTCATGATTGCAAAAGTTTTTGTAATTCCCTGTTTTTCCATGGAATTAGCGATCAAACCGGGGATGATGTATCCGATCACATTTACCGAATATTCTGTCGGTAGAAATGAAAACAAACCGTATGTTCTCGCAATCCAGCCTAACACAAATCCTAAAAGTACGGAGATAACCATTCTTCTTCTACCGTAAATAAACATCACTTTACTGAGTAATCTGACAATAGCAAATACGATAAAACTAATAAACAAAGTAGCAAAAATTGTTACTGGATGATGAAGGAACATGGCAACATAACCAGCAACAACAATTCCTCCCGCAGCTGCACCAAATGTCTCTAAAAAGAAGAGACTGATAAGAACTCCTAAACCAATGGCGACTTCAAACATTATTTTGATTCCTTATATTTTAATGAGTCGATATATTAAACATAAACCTGAATATTGGATATTGTTTTTATATATTAACGCATGGATTTCCAATCTTTGCTGATAAAATATTCTAAAATAATTCCACCGTTTCCACCGATATTCCCGATCCCAAATAAAAGGATTTCCTTTTTCACAAGAACGGATACTTTTTCCACCAGTTTTTCTCCATCAGTCCAGCCGATCGCATGAATTTTATTATTCGGAATTCCATGCCTTAAAGCAAAAGATCTGATACTTTGTTCCTGATCTCCGATTAGGAAGAGTTCATCAAACTGCATTTCTGTGAGCATTTTTATCAGTTGTTTGGAGCGGAACATCCTGTCTGCACGGGTG belongs to Candidatus Cloacimonadota bacterium and includes:
- the pgsC gene encoding poly-gamma-glutamate biosynthesis protein PgsC, whose product is MFEVAIGLGVLISLFFLETFGAAAGGIVVAGYVAMFLHHPVTIFATLFISFIVFAIVRLLSKVMFIYGRRRMVISVLLGFVLGWIARTYGLFSFLPTEYSVNVIGYIIPGLIANSMEKQGITKTFAIMTVAAVVVRFILILIFKGQIIG